Proteins from a single region of Pseudomonas sp. 10S4:
- a CDS encoding ferritin-like domain-containing protein: MTDLNKEAISVLNDLIETSKDGQEGFKTCAEDIKHPELKTLFVQRSADCATAAAELQSAVRSMGGDPETSTSVSGDLHRRWVDVKAMFTGKGEEAVLNEAERGEDHALKAYKEALEKITKHNLVGIRDLVERQYHGVQRNHDQVKALRNQARARS, from the coding sequence ATGACCGACCTCAATAAAGAAGCGATCTCTGTACTCAACGACCTGATTGAAACCAGCAAAGACGGTCAGGAAGGGTTCAAGACTTGCGCTGAAGACATCAAACACCCAGAACTCAAAACCCTGTTCGTTCAGCGTTCCGCCGATTGCGCGACTGCTGCTGCCGAACTGCAGAGCGCTGTGCGTTCCATGGGTGGCGATCCGGAAACCTCCACCAGCGTTAGCGGTGACTTGCATCGTCGCTGGGTCGATGTGAAAGCAATGTTTACCGGCAAGGGCGAGGAGGCTGTGCTCAACGAAGCCGAGCGCGGTGAAGACCATGCGCTGAAGGCGTACAAGGAAGCGCTGGAAAAAATTACCAAACACAACTTGGTGGGTATTCGTGACCTGGTTGAGCGTCAGTATCACGGCGTGCAACGCAACCACGACCAGGTGAAAGCCCTGCGTAATCAGGCTCGTGCTCGTTCGTAA
- a CDS encoding alpha/beta hydrolase, protein MIHDTFWLTASDHSRLFVNQWLPATPLKAVILLAHGMAEHSGRYGRLAEKLCEQGYGVCAPDLRGHGKTAENGTLGHFADDDGWCKVVGDLASLNQHIGQQHPGVPIVLLGHSMGSYIAQAYLLHHSASLHGAILSGSNFQPVALYRAARQIARLERLRQGPKGRSALIEFLSFGSFNKQFKPARTRFDWLSRDPLEVDKYANDPLCGFRCTNQLWIDLLGGLQQISKASNLAQVDPGLPLLVIGGECDPVSEGKRLKDLAHALRAAGSQNLQLNIYPQARHELFNESNRDEVTADVLNWIAQALSHRRPARTE, encoded by the coding sequence ATGATCCACGACACTTTCTGGCTGACCGCGTCTGACCACAGCCGCCTCTTCGTCAACCAATGGTTGCCCGCCACGCCTTTAAAAGCCGTGATTCTGCTGGCCCATGGCATGGCCGAGCACAGCGGTCGCTACGGGCGTCTGGCAGAAAAACTCTGCGAGCAGGGCTACGGTGTCTGCGCGCCGGACCTGCGTGGACATGGCAAAACTGCCGAAAACGGGACACTGGGCCATTTCGCTGATGACGATGGCTGGTGCAAGGTCGTCGGCGACCTGGCCAGCCTCAACCAGCACATCGGCCAGCAGCACCCCGGGGTGCCGATTGTGCTGCTTGGCCACAGCATGGGCAGCTACATCGCCCAAGCCTATCTGCTGCATCACAGCGCCAGCCTGCACGGGGCGATTCTCAGTGGTTCGAACTTCCAGCCCGTGGCGCTTTATCGCGCGGCGCGGCAGATTGCCCGTCTCGAACGGTTGCGTCAGGGGCCGAAGGGGCGCAGCGCGTTGATCGAGTTCCTGTCCTTTGGCTCGTTCAACAAGCAATTCAAACCGGCGCGCACGCGATTCGACTGGCTGAGCCGCGACCCGCTCGAAGTCGATAAATACGCCAACGACCCGCTCTGCGGCTTTCGCTGTACCAATCAGCTGTGGATCGATTTGCTCGGCGGCTTGCAGCAAATCAGCAAAGCGTCCAATCTCGCCCAGGTCGATCCGGGCCTGCCCTTGCTCGTAATAGGCGGCGAATGTGATCCGGTAAGCGAAGGTAAGCGTCTCAAAGATCTGGCTCATGCGCTACGCGCGGCCGGCAGCCAGAACCTGCAATTGAATATTTACCCGCAGGCACGGCATGAGCTGTTCAACGAGAGCAACCGCGATGAAGTGACCGCTGACGTACTGAACTGGATCGCCCAGGCGCTCAGCCACCGCCGTCCGGCCAGAACCGAATAG
- the fadD2 gene encoding long-chain-fatty-acid--CoA ligase FadD2, producing MQPDFWNDKRPAGVPLDIDLGAYKSVIEVFERSCKKFADRPAFSNMGVTLTYAELERHSAAFAGYLQAHTDLLPGDRIAVQMPNVLHYPIAVFGALRAGLIVVNTNPLYTPREMRHQFKDSGARALVYLNMFGAKVQEVLADTDIQYLIEAKMGDLMPTAKGWLVNTMVSKVKKMVPDYSLPQAISFKSALRLGRGLGIKPLSVGLDDIAVLQYTGGTTGLAKGAMLTHGNLVANMQQARACLGQFGDDGQPLLREGQEVMIAPLPLYHIYAFTANCMCMMVTGNHNVLITNPRDIKGFIKELKNWRFSALLGLNTLFVALMDHPDFKTLDFSSLKLTNSGGTALVKATAERWEQLTGCRITEGYGLTETSPVACTNPYGDKSRIGTVGLPVPGTTLKIINDDGIEQPLGERGELCIKGPQIMKGYWQKPEATAEVLDAEGWFKSGDIAVIDPDGFVRIVDRKKDMIIVSGFNVYPNEIEDVVMAHPKVANCAVIGVPDERSGEAVKLFVVARESGVSLEELKAYCKENFTAYKVPKHIVLRESLPMTPVGKILRRELRDIA from the coding sequence ATGCAACCTGATTTCTGGAATGACAAACGCCCGGCCGGCGTGCCCCTGGACATTGATCTTGGGGCTTACAAGTCGGTGATCGAGGTGTTCGAGCGTTCCTGCAAGAAGTTCGCGGATCGCCCGGCGTTCAGCAACATGGGCGTGACCCTGACCTACGCCGAACTCGAACGCCACAGCGCTGCCTTCGCCGGTTACCTGCAAGCCCACACCGACCTGCTGCCGGGCGATCGCATCGCGGTGCAGATGCCCAACGTCCTCCATTACCCGATAGCGGTGTTTGGTGCCTTGCGCGCCGGGCTGATCGTGGTCAACACCAACCCGCTGTACACCCCGCGGGAGATGCGTCATCAGTTCAAGGATTCCGGTGCCCGGGCGCTGGTCTACCTGAACATGTTCGGCGCCAAGGTTCAGGAAGTGCTGGCCGACACCGACATCCAGTATTTGATCGAAGCGAAGATGGGCGACCTGATGCCCACCGCCAAAGGCTGGCTGGTCAACACGATGGTGAGCAAGGTCAAGAAAATGGTCCCGGACTATTCCTTGCCCCAGGCTATTTCCTTCAAAAGCGCGCTGCGTCTGGGCCGGGGCCTGGGCATCAAGCCACTGAGCGTCGGCCTCGACGACATCGCGGTGTTGCAATACACCGGCGGCACCACCGGTCTGGCCAAGGGCGCGATGCTCACTCATGGCAACTTGGTGGCAAACATGCAGCAGGCGCGGGCGTGCCTGGGGCAGTTCGGCGACGACGGTCAGCCGCTGCTGCGCGAAGGGCAGGAGGTGATGATCGCGCCGCTGCCGCTGTACCACATCTATGCATTCACGGCGAACTGCATGTGCATGATGGTGACCGGTAACCATAACGTGCTGATCACCAATCCACGGGACATCAAAGGCTTTATCAAGGAACTCAAGAACTGGCGGTTTTCGGCATTGCTGGGGCTCAACACATTGTTCGTGGCGCTGATGGATCACCCGGACTTCAAGACCCTCGACTTCTCCAGCCTCAAGCTCACCAACTCCGGCGGCACCGCGTTGGTCAAGGCCACCGCCGAGCGTTGGGAACAGCTCACCGGTTGCCGCATCACCGAAGGTTACGGCCTGACCGAAACCTCACCGGTGGCCTGCACCAACCCGTATGGCGATAAGTCGCGAATCGGCACGGTCGGCCTGCCGGTGCCGGGCACTACGCTCAAAATTATCAATGATGACGGCATTGAGCAGCCGTTGGGCGAGCGGGGCGAGTTGTGCATCAAGGGCCCGCAGATCATGAAGGGCTACTGGCAGAAACCCGAAGCCACCGCCGAAGTGCTGGATGCCGAGGGCTGGTTCAAGTCGGGTGACATCGCGGTGATCGACCCGGACGGTTTCGTGCGTATCGTCGATCGCAAGAAAGACATGATCATCGTCTCGGGCTTCAACGTGTACCCGAACGAAATCGAAGACGTGGTGATGGCTCACCCGAAAGTCGCCAACTGCGCAGTCATCGGCGTGCCGGACGAACGTTCGGGGGAAGCGGTGAAGTTGTTTGTGGTGGCTCGTGAGTCGGGAGTCAGCCTTGAAGAGTTGAAGGCGTACTGCAAAGAAAACTTCACCGCCTACAAAGTGCCCA
- a CDS encoding MaoC family dehydratase, with amino-acid sequence MTQVTNTPYEALEVGQTASYSKTVEERDIQLFAAMSGDHNPVHLDAEFAAGTMFKERIAHGMFSGALISAAVACELPGPGTIYIGQQMTFQKPVKIGDTLTVRLEILEKLPKFRVRIATRVFNQRDELVVDGEAEILAPRKQQTVNLPVLPPISIG; translated from the coding sequence ATGACCCAGGTTACCAACACCCCTTACGAAGCCCTTGAAGTCGGCCAGACCGCCAGTTACAGCAAGACCGTCGAAGAGCGCGACATTCAGTTGTTCGCCGCGATGTCCGGCGATCACAACCCGGTGCATCTGGACGCCGAATTCGCCGCCGGCACCATGTTCAAGGAACGTATCGCCCACGGCATGTTCAGCGGCGCCCTGATCAGCGCTGCCGTCGCCTGCGAGTTGCCTGGGCCGGGCACTATTTATATCGGTCAACAGATGACCTTTCAGAAACCGGTGAAAATCGGCGACACCCTGACCGTGCGTCTGGAAATTCTCGAAAAGCTGCCCAAGTTTCGGGTGCGCATTGCCACTCGCGTGTTCAACCAGCGCGATGAGTTGGTAGTGGATGGCGAGGCGGAGATTCTGGCGCCGCGTAAGCAGCAGACGGTGAACTTGCCGGTTCTGCCGCCGATCAGCATTGGCTGA